Proteins from a genomic interval of Nitrosomonas sp.:
- a CDS encoding DMT family transporter: protein MLTIKKTLPIVSLLLGATIWGIVWYPYRILEQHGIGGELSTTLTYFTALLIGLVLFHRQLYREVIFSAAIHYLVWIGLCAGWASMAYTLGIVHGEVMRVLLLFYLAPLWTILFARLLLNERLSVHGYFIILLSLMGAILLLWQPGNKIPMPTSYGDWMGLTGGFMFALANVLIRKDQQHSIQLKSLAVWAGATLIGVTVLMLKGDVSIYPAHPIEGSIWLLLLGVGILIFFLSVLLQFGLTHTPANQAIIILLFELVIAALAAHFLTEEVMTLKDWTGGLMVVSASVFSTKINRS, encoded by the coding sequence ATGTTGACCATAAAAAAAACGTTACCAATCGTCTCCCTGCTTCTTGGCGCAACCATATGGGGCATAGTTTGGTATCCCTACCGAATACTTGAACAACATGGCATCGGAGGTGAGCTATCAACTACATTGACTTACTTCACTGCCTTGCTGATTGGCCTGGTGTTATTCCACAGGCAGCTTTACCGTGAAGTCATTTTTAGTGCCGCCATCCACTATTTGGTATGGATTGGATTATGTGCTGGCTGGGCCAGCATGGCATATACCTTGGGGATTGTTCACGGGGAAGTCATGCGAGTACTGCTGTTATTTTATCTGGCACCACTTTGGACCATTCTGTTTGCGCGTCTGCTACTCAATGAACGACTGAGCGTCCATGGCTACTTCATTATCCTGCTATCGTTAATGGGCGCCATCCTCTTGCTTTGGCAGCCAGGAAACAAAATACCCATGCCGACGTCCTATGGCGACTGGATGGGTCTGACTGGTGGATTTATGTTTGCGCTCGCAAATGTTCTTATTCGCAAAGACCAACAGCACAGTATCCAGCTCAAATCACTGGCAGTCTGGGCTGGCGCCACCTTGATCGGAGTAACCGTCCTGATGCTGAAAGGTGACGTCTCAATTTATCCTGCCCACCCGATTGAAGGAAGTATTTGGCTGTTATTGCTGGGGGTAGGAATATTAATTTTTTTCCTGAGTGTGTTATTGCAATTTGGACTTACCCACACCCCGGCAAATCAGGCGATTATTATTCTACTGTTTGAGCTGGTAATAGCCGCACTTGCAGCTCATTTTCTAACAGAAGAAGTGATGACTCTCAAGGACTGGACAGGTGGATTAATGGTTGTCTCAGCCAGTGTTTTTTCCACAAAAATCAATCGCAGCTGA
- a CDS encoding Spy/CpxP family protein refolding chaperone, whose product MHNPKILIMTIACVITFTVTPLAAAENIASHSTASGNLLLAQAHEQHADHNGKHDKKADDGHADHKEHGQHDKMQANYADMITSHAEALNLSDEQLGKIMRHHLKSSRENREIMQQAHKSMKALRNASVSSDANDDLLRKHAKDHADAITELAEKRISQRKAMHNILSEEQLKKLKTMKIHHGSHGSDNKGGHNHH is encoded by the coding sequence ATGCATAACCCAAAAATCTTGATCATGACCATTGCTTGCGTTATTACCTTCACAGTGACACCGCTGGCTGCAGCAGAAAACATAGCCAGCCATTCCACAGCCTCTGGAAATTTGTTGCTTGCACAAGCGCATGAACAACACGCGGATCACAATGGCAAACACGACAAAAAAGCAGACGACGGACATGCAGATCACAAGGAGCATGGGCAGCACGACAAAATGCAGGCAAACTATGCTGACATGATCACTTCGCACGCCGAAGCGCTTAATCTCTCTGATGAACAACTGGGCAAAATTATGCGCCATCATCTAAAGAGCTCCAGGGAAAATCGCGAAATCATGCAACAGGCTCATAAAAGTATGAAAGCACTTCGTAATGCGAGCGTCAGCTCTGATGCGAATGACGACTTACTCCGCAAACATGCCAAGGATCATGCCGATGCCATCACTGAGCTGGCTGAAAAACGCATCAGCCAACGTAAAGCCATGCATAACATTCTGAGCGAAGAACAACTCAAAAAACTCAAAACCATGAAAATACATCATGGCAGTCATGGCTCAGACAATAAAGGTGGGCATAATCATCATTAG
- a CDS encoding c-type cytochrome has translation MHGGGHAGHQEGAGHGGKMHKGGMHGGGHGHGLDRNTLKQYFEPLPKSIIDEQKNAALINLGKMLYLDPRLSVNNKISCNSCHGLGNFGVDNEPTSPGHEGKRGNRNSPTTMNAALHIAQFWDGRARDVEEQALGPILNPVEMGMPDKGTVVKKLKEIDSYQKLFTEVFSDQKYPFNYNNIGEAIGAFERTLLTPSRFDDYLNGDDEALSKVEKRGLHKFIRIGCATCHNGVAIGGNSFKKIGLIEPYETPDFGRYEVTRIENDKYVFKVPSLRNITQTAPYFHDGSVITLEEAIRLMAKHQLGREVGHGFIRDVKAFLGSLKAKEP, from the coding sequence ATGCATGGTGGCGGTCATGCGGGTCATCAGGAAGGTGCTGGCCACGGCGGCAAAATGCATAAAGGAGGAATGCATGGCGGCGGTCACGGTCATGGTTTGGACAGAAACACTCTCAAGCAATACTTTGAACCCTTACCAAAATCGATTATCGATGAACAAAAAAATGCCGCATTGATTAATCTGGGAAAGATGCTCTATCTGGATCCACGGCTTTCAGTTAATAACAAAATTTCCTGCAATTCCTGTCATGGGCTTGGAAATTTCGGTGTGGATAACGAACCCACTTCTCCGGGTCATGAAGGCAAGCGCGGCAACCGCAATTCACCCACTACCATGAATGCCGCACTTCATATAGCGCAATTCTGGGATGGCCGCGCTCGTGATGTGGAAGAACAGGCATTAGGCCCGATTCTGAATCCAGTTGAAATGGGAATGCCCGACAAAGGTACCGTTGTCAAGAAACTTAAAGAAATTGATAGTTATCAAAAATTATTTACTGAAGTTTTCAGCGATCAGAAATACCCATTTAATTACAACAATATCGGCGAGGCAATTGGCGCTTTTGAACGCACCTTACTGACACCATCGCGTTTTGACGATTATCTGAATGGTGATGATGAGGCCTTATCCAAGGTTGAAAAAAGAGGGTTACACAAGTTTATTCGGATCGGTTGCGCGACCTGTCACAACGGTGTTGCCATCGGTGGAAACTCCTTCAAGAAGATAGGTTTGATTGAGCCTTACGAAACCCCTGATTTTGGGCGTTACGAAGTAACCAGAATTGAGAATGACAAGTACGTATTCAAGGTTCCTAGCTTGCGAAATATCACACAAACTGCGCCGTATTTTCATGATGGTTCGGTTATCACGCTGGAAGAGGCCATTCGCCTGATGGCGAAACATCAGCTTGGTCGGGAAGTGGGTCATGGGTTTATCCGTGATGTGAAAGCTTTCCTGGGATCCCTGAAAGCTAAAGAGCCGTGA
- a CDS encoding rubrerythrin, translated as MQLKGSQTEANLKAAFAGESQANRRYLYFAAKADVEGQNDVASVFRSTAEGETGHAHGHLEYLESCGDPATGLTFGSSRDNLKTAIAGETHEYTDMYPGMAKAARDEGFNEIADWFETLAKAERSHANRFQRALDNLND; from the coding sequence ATGCAATTGAAAGGATCTCAAACTGAAGCTAATTTGAAAGCAGCATTTGCTGGTGAATCCCAGGCGAACCGTCGTTATCTTTATTTTGCAGCTAAAGCTGATGTTGAAGGTCAAAACGATGTCGCATCAGTCTTTCGTTCTACCGCTGAAGGTGAAACCGGGCACGCCCACGGACACCTGGAATATCTGGAATCATGTGGCGATCCTGCAACGGGCCTGACATTTGGCTCGTCGCGTGACAATCTCAAAACGGCAATTGCTGGTGAAACACATGAATATACCGATATGTATCCTGGCATGGCGAAAGCAGCACGCGATGAAGGTTTCAATGAAATCGCCGACTGGTTCGAGACACTTGCCAAAGCGGAGCGCTCTCATGCCAATCGCTTTCAACGTGCGCTGGATAATTTGAACGACTAG